The following proteins come from a genomic window of Triticum aestivum cultivar Chinese Spring chromosome 6A, IWGSC CS RefSeq v2.1, whole genome shotgun sequence:
- the LOC123130915 gene encoding uncharacterized protein, whose amino-acid sequence MATSQSTAPSFFNFLKEGLLLPTRNRKLFIAVGAIIVASTTLLLLGSDLAVQPLADEIQLDVKALNGTDPGSLEYAKLVQEIQDDTKELLLVSAGYLLFAVVVSSAVRILLLFATVLTYSGEQRATFSELLGKAKAQLKAPLLTLAFVYILEIVYVVFLALMGALLVVLMAKQYFVLLILASLLVLSAAISFVYFSFVCSFSVVVAVAEPGCHGAAALGRACRLAKGKKWQVVLYVAVTCALASVLSPVHTLARTCAGNSVAVGLLLGFVYAVLMALVQLFAVCAMTAFYYERRENIDSQLGDTAYTKLSTEEANA is encoded by the coding sequence ATGGCGACCAGTCAAAGCACGGCACCTTCGTTCTTCAACTTCCTAAAGGAAGGCCTCCTCCTCCCGACCCGCAACCGGAAGCTCTTCATAGCGGTCGGCGCCATCATCGTCGCCTCCACCACGCTGCTCCTCCTCGGCAGCGACCTGGCCGTCCAGCCCCTCGCCGACGAGATCCAGCTCGACGTCAAGGCGCTAAACGGCACCGACCCCGGCAGCCTGGAGTACGCCAAGCTCGTACAGGAGATCCAGGATGACACCAAGGAGCTCCTGCTCGTAAGCGCGGGGTACCTGCTGTTCGCGGTCGTCGTCAGCTCCGCCGTCcggatcctcctcctcttcgccacCGTCTTGACGTACTCCGGCGAGCAGCGTGCTACCTTCAGCGAGCTCCTCGGGAAAGCTAAGGCGCAGCTGAAGGCCCCCCTGCTCACGCTCGCCTTCGTCTACATCCTGGAGATCGTCTACGTCGTGTTTCTGGCGTTGATGGGGGCGCTTCTCGTTGTTCTCATGGCGAAGCAGTACTTCGTGTTGCTCATCCTGGCGTCGCTGCTAGTCCTCTCCGCGGCCATCTCCTTCGTGTACTTCTCCTTCGTCTGCTCTTTCAGCGTCGTCGTGGCGGTGGCCGAGCCCGGCTGCCACGGCGCAGCCGCCTTAGGCAGGGCGTGTAGGCtggcgaaggggaagaagtggcAGGTCGTGCTGTACGTCGCCGTTACCTGTGCCCTGGCCAGCGTCCTTTCGCCGGTGCACACGCTCGCGAGGACTTGCGCGGGTAATAGCGTGGCTGTTGGGTTGCTCTTAGGTTTTGTGTACGCCGTTCTGATGGCACTCGTGCAGTTGTTCGCCGTCTGCGCCATGACCGCGTTCTACTACGAGCGCAGGGAGAACATCGACAGCCAGCTGGGGGATACTGCATACACCAAGTTATCAACGGAAGAAGCAAACGCTTGA